The sequence aaaatataatttttcgttaaaatgaatagtaccgaaaacttttcgttaaagttcccatataATTATGTAACCAAAACAGTTCATCAATGGAAACTACAGATATTTGTTTAAGCAAATCTAACCTTTGTCCAATCGGAAGTATCTGAATTTTAccctaaaaaccaaaacatcCCACAACCGGCAATAGCTGATAGGCATAAGTTAACAATCCTAATCctttttcctccatccaaacAGTGAATGGCAGTTCAAAAGTAACTCGACAATTTTAAACTTACAAACATTTACTATGTGCAGATCTAATTAGGTAGAGGCACATAAGCAACAAAGTTCCCTCCGCAGGGACAAACTACAGCACAACCTTCTTCTCTCCCGAAACTGAGATTTTTATTGCCTAGAAATCTGCATCGGTGGTTGCTGGTTGTAGAATTTACCGTCTGAACCTTGAAAACTCTGATAAGTGTTTGTCGGTGCCATGAACGGAGAAATGCCATTTACTGGAGCTCCTGCTTGATAACTAGGCATTGGGGGTGGTGGTTGTTGGGCCACGTTGTAGGTGTATTGTCCAGGAGACGGCACATATTGGGGCACTTGGTACTGTGGTTGCGGTGGTAATGGTGGCAATGGTGGAGGAGAAGATGATGGGGGAGGTGGTGCCTCATTGGGAGTGTATTGTTGGTTGGTGGTAGAGACATTGTGCGGGAGAGAATCAGAACGCGAGAAGGGAGGAGATGCAGACGGGTTAGGGCTCTGGGGTACATAGGACGATGATTGGTCATTCTCCAGCTTAAGCCTCTTTTCGGATTGATAATCACCAGAAGACTCGTTAATTGGATTGCTGATGACACCCTCTGATGCCAGAGAGGAAAGGACATAAGAGAGCATCTGGGCTGAGGATGTTGATGCGGTCAGCTTTGCTGCCACTGCAGCAGCTGCAGACTTGCGAGGATCTTCCTCCACGCGACCAGATTTTTCGGCAAAAGGAACCTGCTGTGTGTACATTACCGGAGCTGATTGTTCTCTTCCTACCATAAAACTGGGAGGTGCTACAGAGGTATAAGCTTCCTTTGAGCTCTGGACTGCTATCTGCTGTGCATTATCCCCATTCACTAACCGATGGCAGATATTAGTGGCCAGCTCTGACTGGGACTCTGCACCCTGGAAAACAATATATGCATAGTGTACGCTTAGAATGTATTCTATACAACTAGAGTTATAAACGGCCAGACAACCAACAGTCAATACGCGATAAATATATAATTAGCTGTATAAGTGTTTATTTACTACTTAATTCAGATCAGTTAGTTTGACAAAGGATTTCATTATTAGTCGATTCAACATGAATTTGAATTGCATAAAGTTGAACCAAAACCAAGGATATTGGACAGTATATGCAGGGCATTGCAATTTACCTTAAACTCGTAAGTGCGGGAACTCAAGTCAACCCCATGGAGTATCACAATGCATCAACATATGTGTCCCACAAGAAAGGGAACCAACTCACCCTCCTCCAATAAGCATAAGATTTATATACGAGTCCCACAAGAAACCAACTCACCCTCCTCCGATAAGCATAAGTTTCAGAGTTATTTACCAATCTAAAAAATCTCACTTTTATTTAAACTCTCAATTGGTGAATCTTTATATATCTAACTAAAGTTTCGGCATTCAGTTTAATTTGATTGTGATGAATTAACCAACATTCATACAGTTATGTTATACTTCCACAGTTCCACGACAAAACTAAATGAGATTGATAGATACACACGGCTTACCTGAAGTTGGTTTCGGACTTGATCCAGCTTGTACTCCTGATACCAAAACCATGTTAGATCAACTAAAATCATAACGTCAAAAAACAGTAAATGAAAATTCTGATATTTTGCTAATAGGATTGTCTGCCAACCAACCTGCTCGTGAAGAGCCTCTCTCAAATGAGACACAAGATTAGCTCTAGATGATTCAACAGCTCTTAGTTGTTCAATACAGTTCCTCAGTATAGCATGCTGACCCTGAACCTCCTCCACAAATGCAGATCCATGAAATTGCCCTAGTGAAGAAAGAAAATTTAGGGCAAAGTAAGTCACGAACACTACACATGTTAAAAGTTAGAGAAAGTTCTCAAGAATTTACACATGTTGGGTATACCTGAAGTGACATCGGCACCAATTTCCTTATCAACCTTCTCAAGACAGCTAATAGCACTCCTGCATTTGCTCAATATAGTATCCTCGTCCATCTGCCCATGGATAACTTGATAATCTGAAACTATTTTGTCCAATGAAGTTCCAGCAGGATGCTTCTTGTTTTTTCAAACGAAAAaggtaaaaggaaaaaaaaggttaGCCATCAAACTGTAAGCTGAAACAAATGCTCACGCAATACAGTCAATACATACGATCTTACCAGTCTGGCACCCGAATGCTTCCCATTTCTGTTATTAGTTTCCGGGTGCTGTCCAACAAACTCTTGCTTGAGAATCTGGCCACGAGAACCAAAAACTTTTCTATCATCCCATATATTAACCTACAAAGTAGAAACATTGAACCCCAACAATCAGC is a genomic window of Malus domestica chromosome 09, GDT2T_hap1 containing:
- the LOC103442117 gene encoding uncharacterized protein isoform X2, whose translation is MGSTFNQQILVEKLAKLNSSQASIETLSHWCIFHMNKARQVVETWARQFHSAPRDQRLAFLYLANDILQNSRRKGSEFVGEFWKVLPDALRDVIESGDEFGRNAAQRLVNIWDDRKVFGSRGQILKQEFVGQHPETNNRNGKHSGARLHPAGTSLDKIVSDYQVIHGQMDEDTILSKCRSAISCLEKVDKEIGADVTSGQFHGSAFVEEVQGQHAILRNCIEQLRAVESSRANLVSHLREALHEQEYKLDQVRNQLQGAESQSELATNICHRLVNGDNAQQIAVQSSKEAYTSVAPPSFMVGREQSAPVMYTQQVPFAEKSGRVEEDPRKSAAAAVAAKLTASTSSAQMLSYVLSSLASEGVISNPINESSGDYQSEKRLKLENDQSSSYVPQSPNPSASPPFSRSDSLPHNVSTTNQQYTPNEAPPPPSSSPPPLPPLPPQPQYQVPQYVPSPGQYTYNVAQQPPPPMPSYQAGAPVNGISPFMAPTNTYQSFQGSDGKFYNQQPPMQISRQ
- the LOC103442117 gene encoding uncharacterized protein isoform X1, with the protein product MGSTFNQQILVEKLAKLNSSQASIETLSHWCIFHMNKARQVVETWARQFHSAPRDQRLAFLYLANDILQNSRRKGSEFVGEFWKVLPDALRDVIESGDEFGRNAAQRLVNIWDDRKVFGSRGQILKQEFVGQHPETNNRNGKHSGARLKHPAGTSLDKIVSDYQVIHGQMDEDTILSKCRSAISCLEKVDKEIGADVTSGQFHGSAFVEEVQGQHAILRNCIEQLRAVESSRANLVSHLREALHEQEYKLDQVRNQLQGAESQSELATNICHRLVNGDNAQQIAVQSSKEAYTSVAPPSFMVGREQSAPVMYTQQVPFAEKSGRVEEDPRKSAAAAVAAKLTASTSSAQMLSYVLSSLASEGVISNPINESSGDYQSEKRLKLENDQSSSYVPQSPNPSASPPFSRSDSLPHNVSTTNQQYTPNEAPPPPSSSPPPLPPLPPQPQYQVPQYVPSPGQYTYNVAQQPPPPMPSYQAGAPVNGISPFMAPTNTYQSFQGSDGKFYNQQPPMQISRQ